CTCGGCATCACACTGTTCATGGGGGGCTGGTTTCCCACCGCGATCCAACGCACGATTCCCGCTCTGTTGCTGGCCACGGTGCTCGTTAGCGGCGTCCTTCTGACGCCGACATTTTTTCCGTACCTGGCGCGCACGGTTTCGTGGTTGCTACGACCGCTGTGGGGCATCGAGGGACGTTTGGCAGCGCGCCAACTCGCGCGCAACTCGCTCCGCAGCGGACTAACGGCGGCCGTGCTGTGCGTGGCCTTGGTGATTTCGATCGCTATGGGGCAGTCGTTGCGCAACAACATCAACGATGTCGAAGAATGGTCGGTGCGAACATTCACGGCGGATTATCTGGTGCGCGGCACGCTTCCCGAACTGAGCTATGCGATGGGCACGCATCTTCCCGAAGAACTGCACGACGAGCTCGCACAGCTCGAAGGAGTGGCGAGTGTGCACGAATTGAATCTGATCCAGGCCAAGGCCGGCGACGAAGGCGTGGTCGTGCTGGCACGAACTTTCGACGCCGGGGCGGCCTTGGCACTGGACATCGCCGAGGGAGATCGCGAGGACATCAGCCGCGGACTGCTAGCGGGCGAAGCCGTAATCGGCACGGCATTAGCTAAGAGGTTGAATCTGACGGTCGGCGATCAACTGCCGCTACGCACACGGAAGGGAGAACAAAAGGTTCGCATCGCCGGAACGGTCACTGAATACATTGCCGGCGGCATGGCTGCATACCTTGATCGGGGGTCCGCCAAAAGCTTGTTCAAGTTGCCGGGCGTCGACGTTTTCATGGTAACTGCGCAGGATGGGATGATCGGGCCTTTGGGGAAACGGATGGAAGAGTTCTGCGAAAGCCGCGGGCTAATGTTGCAATCGAACGCCGAATTCCGGGCCAGGATTCATCACATGATGGCCGGCGTGATCGGCTTCTTATGGCTGCTGATGGCGCTGGTATTTGTCGTGGCTTCGCTGGGGATCGTTAATACACTAACGATGAACGTGCTGGAGCAAACACGGGAAATCGCCCTGCTACGAGCCGTGGCTCTCTGCCGGCGGCAAATCCGAAAAATGGTCTTTTTCCAGGCTCTGGCGCTCGGTTTGTGCAGCCTGGTGCCCGGCATTGGACTGGGGCTGGTGCTGGCCTATCTGATGAATCTGTCTACGCACGTGCTGTTAGGGCAGCCGGTCGATTTTCATGCTGACGGTTGGTTCGTGGCGGCCTGTGGCGCGGCTTGCTTGATCATCGCTTCAGGAGCTTCTTGGATTCCCGCGCGGCGCGCATCGCGACTTCAAATCGTCCGCGCACTACAATACGAGTAGCACGTCCCTACGTCGGCGGTCCGCCGACAGAGCGTCTACTTGCCAGCAGGCGGTAACGGCGCATGAACAGAGACAAGTCGAAAGTCGCCTTTCTAAAGATTTCTGAATTTTTGCGCGCGGTCCACTCGGCATGCATTTGGGCAATGCGCTCGAACGCAGCGTTACAATGCCTAAAGAATGGGCAGTCGGCTCAACTTTTGGTCTTGATGCGGAACCCGGAATGCCGTTACTTTTCCCCCGGAGCTGGTGCGGTCGAGAGTCGGTTGGGACGCCGACATCTCAGGCCGTCATGTTTTGCCGGAGGTATACGTGACTGACAGGGAGCCAACGATGGTGAGGAGATCGAGCGTGGCCATCCTCGGCATGTGTCTGATTGGAATCGCATCCGCAGCACGCGCCGAAGAGAAAAAAGGATCCTTGGTAATCATCGGCGGAGCGTTGCGTAATACGGAACGCAAGGACTGGGAGCGCGAGATCTGGGAAACGGTGGTCGACCTGGCCGGTGGCGATTCGGCCAAGATCGCCGTCTTTCCAACAGCCAGCGGCACGCCGCGCGACAGCGGTCAGCGTGCGGTCGCCACGCTCGAAAAACTCGGCGCCGAAGCCTTCGTCGTGCCGTTGGGCATGATGAACGTGGACGTCGATTTTCGCAAAGTCGTGGTCGACGAAGACATCGTAGAACAAGTGCGCAGCTCGACCGGTGTGTTCTTCACCGGCGGCGATCAGAAGCGAATCACCAAAGCGCTGCGCACTGAAGACGGCAAGAATACGCCGCTCTTGGACGCCGTGTGGGAAGTTTACAACCGGGGCGGAGTCATTGCCGGCACGAGCGCCGGCGCTGCCGTGTTGAGCCGCGTGATGTTCAGCGACCCTGACAGCGTGCTCTCCACGCTCAAACAGGGGGTCAAGTTCGGCAAGGAAATCGATGACGGGCTGGGCTTCCTCGATCCCTCGTGGTTCATCGAGCAGCACTGCCTGACCCGCGGTCGCTTCGCCCGCGCCTTAGTCGCCATGCACTCACAGGGTTTGAAATTCGGCATCGGCGTCGACGAGAACACGGCCTGCGTCGTGCGTAACGGCTACGAGGTCGAAATCGTGGGCTACAAAGGTGCCGTGGTGCTCGACCTGTCCAATGCTAGCCACGATCCCGACGTGCAGGGATTCAACCTGAAAAACGTGCGGATGACGTATCTGGATCATGGCGACACCTTCAACCTGCACACGCTCGAGGTGATGCCGGCCAAGGAAAAGCAGCAAGGTAGCGTGGCTATGCCGCAGGGAACCGAGCTGGAAAACGAACCCTCGCGGACCGACATGTTCCTGGATATTCTCGGCAACACCACGGTCTTTGACGTGCTGGTGCGTCTCATCCAAAGCCGTAAGGTCGAAGCGATCGGCCTGGCCTTCGACGGGCTGGCCGCACGCGATGAACCCACGCAGGGATTTGAATTTCGCTTTTATCCCGGCGCGGATAGCGCCGGCTGGTACGGCGAGGTGCCCGAAGGGACTGGCTTTACCGTGAGCAACATCCATCTGGATGTTCGGCCCATCGAAATCTCCGGTCCGCTCTATAAGTAAACCTGGTCGATGCGCGCCCGCGCGGCGCAGCCGGCGTCAGCCTTGGTGTTCTTTTCCATGATGTTCCTATCAAGGCGGTAATACGCGCGCTACCGAAGGTGTCCTTGTCGCTGACAAGGGCCGCATTAATACCGTAAGATCACGTCGGCATACACCCGGTTCTTCAACACGTCACCCCATTGCGTGACCGGGTATTCCCAACCGAAGCCAAGTTCCATATTGCCGCTCGGCTTCCATTTGGCGCCAATGACGTTCGTCACCACGTTATTGCCAGCAACCCCGTTGGACGGCAGATTGATCAGGTCCAAGGCACCAAACGGGATGCCCGACTGGACTCCGGCGCCGTCCATCCAGTGAAACCAGTTGAGCCCGATCAGCGGGTAGATGTGCCCGGGCAGCTCGTAGTCCCACTGATTGGACCAGTACCACAGCTGCGTCCCCAAGTTACGATCCTCGGGCAGGCGAAAGCCCGTGCCCGAGAGCCAGTGGCCGCGGCCGAAGATTTGCTTGCCGGCCGTCACGAAAATGTGAAAGTCGCCATTGTCGAAGTTCGACAGCGCTCCGGGAG
Above is a genomic segment from Pirellulales bacterium containing:
- a CDS encoding FtsX-like permease family protein, producing MMLRHYTYRQFVRRPGRTLLTLGGIVIGVAGVFAIALTVNTTRHAYQRMFADLTGRAALEVVAEGGGGFDRSIAADIAAVSGVRSARPVVQMVAGLVNGDSPLGVMIIGTDPATDEESAAHLVSGAALSTDDEVLLVDNFARGLKLAVGNSVRLLAPRGVQSFRIAGLVEPTGVAGFNGGAVLFVSLSAAGQLFKLDGQVTAIPIELEDRANQDAVRQEVARLLPAGLSVRSPASRGELAQHSLFGAEQGLSALSAVSIVAGGFVILNSFLMSLGERRRQLAILRAIGVTSGQVTSLLVREAFILGIVGMVLGMGLGFVTSLALMRGMEQLLGVALQNLEITAEPFVLAALFGPGMAVFATLAPARRAARRPPLPDLLGLQVRGSEGMRGRMSRIGLLLGGASVLGITLFMGGWFPTAIQRTIPALLLATVLVSGVLLTPTFFPYLARTVSWLLRPLWGIEGRLAARQLARNSLRSGLTAAVLCVALVISIAMGQSLRNNINDVEEWSVRTFTADYLVRGTLPELSYAMGTHLPEELHDELAQLEGVASVHELNLIQAKAGDEGVVVLARTFDAGAALALDIAEGDREDISRGLLAGEAVIGTALAKRLNLTVGDQLPLRTRKGEQKVRIAGTVTEYIAGGMAAYLDRGSAKSLFKLPGVDVFMVTAQDGMIGPLGKRMEEFCESRGLMLQSNAEFRARIHHMMAGVIGFLWLLMALVFVVASLGIVNTLTMNVLEQTREIALLRAVALCRRQIRKMVFFQALALGLCSLVPGIGLGLVLAYLMNLSTHVLLGQPVDFHADGWFVAACGAACLIIASGASWIPARRASRLQIVRALQYE
- a CDS encoding cyanophycinase — its product is MVRRSSVAILGMCLIGIASAARAEEKKGSLVIIGGALRNTERKDWEREIWETVVDLAGGDSAKIAVFPTASGTPRDSGQRAVATLEKLGAEAFVVPLGMMNVDVDFRKVVVDEDIVEQVRSSTGVFFTGGDQKRITKALRTEDGKNTPLLDAVWEVYNRGGVIAGTSAGAAVLSRVMFSDPDSVLSTLKQGVKFGKEIDDGLGFLDPSWFIEQHCLTRGRFARALVAMHSQGLKFGIGVDENTACVVRNGYEVEIVGYKGAVVLDLSNASHDPDVQGFNLKNVRMTYLDHGDTFNLHTLEVMPAKEKQQGSVAMPQGTELENEPSRTDMFLDILGNTTVFDVLVRLIQSRKVEAIGLAFDGLAARDEPTQGFEFRFYPGADSAGWYGEVPEGTGFTVSNIHLDVRPIEISGPLYK